One window of Phalacrocorax carbo chromosome 1, bPhaCar2.1, whole genome shotgun sequence genomic DNA carries:
- the TMPRSS3 gene encoding transmembrane protease serine 3 yields the protein MTSQEEVQETNPTTGSLEIISVTEDELPVPEIQFSFKRFFFIPQAKVDPSANGDIEPPSMCHVFISLKYFPYICGLFLAVTLAVAIGLGAEYNCIGKFRCRSSFKCIQKSARCNGIFNCKEREDEYGCVRLSGKKAVLQVFTSGSWRTVCSDDWKAEYGNTTCKHLGFSSYVSSGYLPVAAVEKQFQRHFVSLSHWLSADQVTSLPNATNLREECASGNVIILKCLACGMRASYGPRIVGGNASFPQQWPWQVSLQFHGQHLCGGSVITPRWIITAAHCVYDLYLPSSWSVQVGFVTQQDTQVHLYSVEKIIYHRNYKPKTMGNDIALMKLAAPLAFNGYIEPICLPNFGEQFPEGKMCWVSGWGATVEGGDTSDTMNYAGVPLISNAICNHRDVYGGIITPSMLCAGFLKGGVDTCQGDSGGPLACEDMNIWKLVGTTSFGVGCAEKNKPGVYSRTTSFLDWIHEQMEREELQT from the exons ATGACTTCTCAGGAAGAG GTACAAGAGACAAATCCCACTACTGGAAGTCTTGAAATCATCTCTGTCACAGAAGATGAACTGCCAGTACCAgaaattcagttttccttcaaaagatttttcttcataCCACAAGCAAAAGTGGACCCCAGTGCAAATG GAGATATTGAACCACCTTCGATGTGCCATGTTTTCATCTCCCTAAAGTACTTTCCATATATCTGTGGTTTATTCCTTGCAGTAACCCTAGCAGTTGCCATTGGCCTGGGTG CTGAATACAACTGCATTGGGAAGTTTCGCTGCCGATCATCCTTTAAGTGTATCCAGAAATCAGCCAGGTGCAATGGTATCTTCAACTGTAAAGAAAGGGAGGATGAGTACGGATGTG TCAGGTTGAGTGGCAAGAAAGCAGTGCTGCAAGTGTTCACTTCTGGATCGTGGCGAACAGTCTGCTCTGATGACTGGAAAGCAGAGTATGGAAATACTACCTGCAAACACCTGGGTTTTTCAAG TTATGTGAGTTCAGGTTACCTGCCTGTGGCTGCAGttgaaaaacagtttcaaaGACATTTCGTATCCCTCAGCCACTGGTTATCAGCTGATCAAGTGACATCCCTGCCCAATGCAACAAACCTCAG AGAGGAATGCGCTTCTGGCAATGTGATCATCTTAAAATGTTTGG CATGTGGGATGCGGGCTAGCTATGGGCCGCGGATTGTGGGGGGCAACGCGTCCTTCCCCCAGCAGTGGCCCTGGCAGGTCAGCCTGCAGTTCCATGGGCAACACCTCTGTGGAGGGTCTGTCATCACCCCACGCTGGATCATCACGGCTGCCCACTGCGTCTACGA CCTGTACTTGCCGAGCTCATGGAGTGTCCAAGTTGGTTTTGTGACTCAGCAAGACACCCAGGTTCACCTAtattcagtggaaaaaattatATACCATCGAAATTATAAACCCAAGACAATGGGAAATGATATAGCACTGATGAAACTGGCAGCACCGCTTGCTTTCAATG gttaTATAGAGCCAATTTGTCTGCCTAATTTTGGTGAACAGTTCCCAGAAGGGAAAATGTGTTGGGTATCAGGATGGGGAGCAACTGTGGAAGGAG gcGATACATCTGACACCATGAATTATGCAGGAGTTCCTCTGATTTCTAATGCAATTTGCAATCACAGGGATGTCTACGGTGGGATCATAACTCCTTCAATGCTTTGCGCCGGTTTCCTAAAGGGAGGGGTAGACACCTGCCAG GGAGATAGTGGGGGCCCTTTAGCATGCGAAGATATGAATATCTGGAAGTTGGTGGGGACCACCAGCTTTGGAGTGGGTTGTGCAGAAAAGAATAAGCCGGGCGTCTACAGCCGAACCACCTCCTTCCTGGACTGGATACATGAACAGATGGAg AGAGAAGAACTGCAGACCTGA